TGGGTGACAGAAACACATTCCATCAAAGACACCGGCAAATCTTTAAACCAGAGGTAACGTGGCTGAATCCCACACATCATGCACGAAATAAAGCAAACAGCAGGCAGTCAGTTACACACCAGATGTGCACACTCACTGGCAGCATATCACACGTTCCCAACCCATGCGGAAGTCCAGATGCACACAACCAGCCTGAATCTCGTTCCATTTTTCTTTACATTAATTTCTCTGTGTTACTGGTCGTAATGATCTAAACTTTCTAAAGTATTACTTAGTTCTGGGCCAAAAAAATAACTACTGATCACATTTCACTCTGTTCAATGTTTCTAAATTTCAGTTACTTGTTTCAAGGAAGTACTTTTTCTCGTTTGATTAGTTTAGTTGTGGAAATTATACATCCCTTAACCAATATAGAGTTCAAGCCCTTCTATCCCAAACCACCACTGGCCCCCTTGCTGATTCCAAACTGCAGATGATAAATTTGAAGAACCAGTAAGGAGTGTTTAATCCCTGACCCAGTGCTGACAACTGTTGGGTCACTTCAACCAACATATAGCAGGCATTTAGTGAAACTATAATTCAAAGGCATCCACAGAGCACCAACACCATCCAATTCTAATTCTGAAGCAAAAGCAAGAGTTTTAGTGCAACAGGACATTTACATGTGCTGAAGTCCAGCCTGGGTTTTGTACTGTTGGAAGTAGAAATACAATTCAAACATAAGAAGTCCTGGTCTAATTAAGTGTTAATCTAACTAAGAATAGTAAAGTTTTCTGAGAGTGATCCTAATTTTAATGAGTGTTGATTGTCTCCCCCATACCCTCTTGATCcaaaccccaccccacacacagactatgtgcaacacatgcaaaatatgGTTATGTTTGATTGCTCCTCTCTTCAGAGAAGTCGTCTCTTCAGTCCGAGAGATTTGGGCGATTTAGTTACAGGATCAATATGTACAGATAATGGCTCCCATGGATTTCAATCAAACGAGACAAGCTTGTGAACAGAGGTAGAACCTGAAAGACAAGAAGGAGAAAGATGACACCATTTTCACTGCTTCTTTCTGCTGAGTGTTTTATTTCCCCATGCAGTCTTCGGGGGGCAGACTAATACTGAAGCATCTGCTGCTGATTGTCATCAGTGACGTTGTGTTCACATCCCTCTATGAATAACCAAGATAATCTCTGGAAGAACGACCCAGAATCAGGAGATTTAGAATCGGAAGGCTGATGGGTTGTAAAATCCAACTTGTTCATCAATGCCATTCAGGGGAGAAGACTGGCTGTTCACAATCAGAGTGTCCCCTGTGCagctcttcccccacccaccttccaaaATGGCAAACAATTTGGTCTTGCACTAAATCTATGCTCTCAGAACTCAGAGGAACAATGTTTCCAATTGAATCTGCaaagcaagctcccacaaatCCCAGATAATAAACTCATTTTTAAAATCCAGTCAGATTAGATAAATACTAGCTGGTGCTTCAGGGAAAAAAAATGTTCTTGCTTCTCTTCACATAGGTCATAAAATGCTTTCCATCGAGGTCAGGCCGAGCCATAGTTTAAAAGGTTTGTATGTAACTCGTCAtcactgacaggaaataatgagTGTGATTTGAACCCATAACCCGATTTAGAGGCAGGAACACTACCCACTGAGCAGGCAACTTCAATTTGCCAAGACACATAGTAAAACCTTTACACATTGGTGGCTCCCTCCTGGCAGTGACAGGGAACAGTTTTCAAGGACAGCAGTTCTTTCTTTAGATAGCCCTGCAAGTCATCCTAATGACAGCTTGATTCTACATAGACAAGGATTACACTCCCTAGCAGTGAACTGCCAGTCAGTCTTTGTTCTCCAGCGTGGGTATCTGGAGTAATTTTgagatacagtcggccctccttatccacggcggattggttccgggaccctccgtggataccaaaaaacactgatgctcaagtcccttatataaaatggcctagtatttgcatataacctacgcacatcctcccgtatactttaaatcatctctagattacttataatacctaatacaatataaataagtgctatgtaagtagttgttatacagtattgttcagggaataatgacaagtaaAAAAGTcatgtacatgttcagtacagacgcaaccgttgtagctcttctgggaacccTGATGCCACCTCGGCATCAGCCGatcccgattctcccgtgatctttaagttcttaaggctgtagcgctttacatagctagccagccatccctcactagccttaaactccttcctctcgctcacaacacaagtagcgaacgaacgagatgcgaggtgaacaatgctcaacttcccggttttcccgatccgcagttggttgaatccgcgcatgcggaacccgtggataaggagggccgactgtagtacAGTTCACTCCTGTTTCCTGTCAACACCTagtgccttcatccaaatcgttaacgtaaatggtaaacagctgtggtcccaataccgagccctgtggcaccccactagtcaccacctgccattccgagaaacacccattcaccgctaccctttgctttctatctgccaaccagttttctatccatgtcaatgccttccccccgatgccctgagctttgattttacccaccaatcttctatgtgggaccatatcaaatgccttctggaaatcgaggtacactacatccactggatctcccccgtctaacttcctggttacatcctcgaaaaactccaatagattagtcaagcatgatttacccttggtaaatccatgctggcttggcccaatcctatcactgctatctagatatgccactatttcatccttaataatggactctagcatctttcccaccaccgatgtcaggctgacaggtcgatagttctctgttttctccctccctcctttcttaaaaagtgggataacattagccattctccaatcctcaggaactgatcctgaatctatggaacattggaaaatgatgagtAAAGGATATTATgagtgatggacaatggggtgcagagttaaccatttccaccccccccccccccgagaactacaaactattgctgttgctatgctgctattgagagagataaagcccaggcaagaacatctgctacagataagagggggagagagactgttgatttactgcattatgactcttcctggattatttaccttctactacaaggactgtactttgcttgttaacattcctcaggagatagcaggagtggcctgatttgatggacacggtcattcagagttgatggatagctgagaccccgtgagtggggataaaagacaggtctggagagacacccttcagacacaccagtggacactgattgagtgttgggaacccacagaaaggtgggggcttcggagaccgaaccaggagatcggtcagtaaagctcacagtgttacagcagggctggtggggacttgtgtgtgtctccactcatgccagagtgatgagtccaccacagaagaacggactagctgaagaccagaggggtcataactgaatgaccacaacgatacgacggattaagaaagccacaaaaaggtttgcctgccgcaactgttgctgttacatctcgctcactctctctctctctctccgatttcaacacaacaaccataactacttcagcatttatgaactgaactctatactttcctatgacaattcatttacccctagacatcgatagagcttgtttattattgattattattattcctacaacttgttttatatgtatatttgcatttttgatactgtattgtgtagtttactaataaacatctttagtttggtaccaccagactccaacggattcttctttctctgctggtcagatacccagttacggggtacgtaacaaagcaAAGAGGgcagcttcactcaccccatcactcaactgtttccacaacctatggactcactttcaaggcctctttgtctaatatttattgcttatttattttttttgtatctgcacatTAGTTGCCTgtcttgtgtgtggtttttcattgattccatcatttctttgtatttactgtgaatgcctgctagaaaatgaacCCCAGGGTGAGATATTTAATTTGAACATTAGTAAGTTTTTGacaaggccattcggcccatcaaaacTTGCCAAGCTCCTACTCACATAGCGTGTTGAAATAACTACTGAGTTTAGATTTACAAGTCTCTAAGGTACAACTCTTAACTACAAAACTAGATTGTTCTATGTGTCCACAACTGGCTGTgtgaagaaatgcttcctgaaatCGGTCTCCACCTATGGCCCCGTGTCCTcattgatggattaattttgaagtgaCAGCTGGCATTCAGCTTACTTTAgacccttaatgattttgaacacttctatcatgtatggtgacacatatgtattttgataatacatatactttgagctttgaaaagGCAGGACGGGCATCAGACAATAAATTTGCAGGCATGCTCCTTTACCCTGAGTCAATCATCATCGTCGTCATCAGCTGGGACAAAGATGTCATGTTCCTCCAGCAGCGAGGCAAAGTTCTTGCTGATCAACGTGCCCATGTATAGAAAAGGAATGACCACAACGAAGATTTTCAAAAGACCAAACGAAATCTGCAGGAAGGAAAGTCAAACTTTATTTTAATATTCATCGCCTTCTACCAGCTCTGCGTGCCAGCATCAGCCCGCGAGGTGATGTTCCCAACCCAAACCTGCACAGTCTCTCTCATCCGATGTTCACACAGATGTCAGCCATAGCCGGTGTCAGAAAGCAGAGCATCATATCACACCCTCCCAGGAAACACAGCATTCACATCCCATGAAGAAATAAATGTCATTAAGTATATTCAAGATAAGAGATGGATTTCTGGTCTATAAACGGAGTCAAGGGTAATGGAAAACAGATAAGAAAGTGGATTAAAATAAAACCTGTAAGTTGCTGAACATcgcaaataaaaatagaaacttcTGGAACCACTCagcgggttaggcagcatctgttgaaagacaAGCTGAGAATATTGTTGGGAGTTATTAAAAAGCTTTAGAAGCAGATAGGTCATGGGAGGAGAAGGGAAGATCAGATCAGCTATGACCTCACTGAACGCACCCAACAATCCTAGGTGGCGTGCGACCAAATCCTGACTCCATGTTCCAATGAAGCTGACAACTTAAAATATGGATCAGAACAGTATAATTAAATCGGTCTTCAAAGCCTGAAGTCATTCATTGAAACACTGAAATAAAATATAAACACTGGAACACTTAGCTGGTCGGGCAGCATATGTGGAAAGGGGAACAGTCCTGACtgacggtctcggcccgaaacattcagtttattcctctccctctccatagatgctggccggCCTATTGAGTTCACCAGCATTCCTTCTCGTTCATCAATGGGCAAGGAACATATCAATCATCGCCCTTTGCCCGCTGATTGGTGCAGCACGCCGTCAATAAAATGTCTACCGTTCACCGGCCGAAGAGCCGACCTTACCTTTTCAGGTTTGGGTAAAATGGCTCCTGATTTTGACACCAgcatgtttcgggccgagtcaaGCTGCCCCCCAGGTTTGTTCTGGGGATGCAGCAAGCCCCGGGTTACCCCGACCTTTAGGGTGTTTCTGAGACCGAACAGAGACCGCCCAAAAGCCGCCATGTCTGTGGCAGGAGAGAGGAAGTTGCTCACTGCAGACGTCACGCATTTTTTAAAGGCTGCGCCCCGCCTTCGACTGGGTTCACATGGCAACTGGTTACTATGGCGCCGGAATCAACACAGTAGGGAGGTCCACACCAAACACTGCGTTAAAGGGTCAGTAATAGTTGGTGATCGAGATTTATTTAAAAAGCCAACTGAAATGTGCAGAACAAAAGTAAATGACAGTGTTAAGATCTAAATCACAGGTTCGAAGGGCCAAATAGTTTGCTCCCACAACAGATGGATTGCACACAAACCCTATTGTCAATACCTgattacactcacacacacacacacacactcagtgctggaggaactctgcaggccaggcagcatctatggaaagtagCAAGGCTTACAAATtgctggatttccaacatctgcagttttttcttGTCTGTCTATGGCAAGAAGTGCATTTGAGgttccaggccgagacccttcttcaggccaAATCTTTTGTTCAGTAATAATCTAATACTTGCTGCCTAAAATCAagtcgtcaagtcactttttattgtcatttcgaccataactgctggtacagtacatagcaaaaatgagacaacgttttttcaggaccacggtgttacataacacagtacaaaacctagactgaactacgtaaaaaaaaaacacagaaaaacactggactacagacctacacaggactgcataaagtgcacaaaatagtgcaggcattacaataaataataaacaggacaatagggcagtaaggtgtcagtccaggctctgcgtattcaggaatctgatagcttgggggaagaaactgttacatagtctgttcgtgagagcccgaatgcttcggtatcttttcccagacggcaggagggagaagagtttgtatgaggggtgcatggggtccttcataatgctgtttgctgaAATCATTGAAGCAATGCTTTCAAAAGAGAATTGGAAAGGCACTTGAGGAAATGAACGGGAGATTGGGAATGAATGGTCTGCATTACAGGGTTCTATATGACATCGATGGACAGAATGACTCCCAGAGCTTTAATTCGATGATTCTAAGTTATTTCTGATCTGTAATTATTTGAGTTGTGATGACAATGCCTGAGTCAAAACTAAGGATATGGGTAATCGAACGAAGATGCACGACAGTATTCAATCCTTGCTTTAAAATGGTCCATTGTTCTCATTATTTGTAAATTAAGTAATTCCCCTTTATAAATGCTCACGTTTCTACTTCGGGCCTACGTATCCGTGGCAGATGGGAATCGCAATCACAGGTTAGGTCGGCACTGCACCTCCTGTAATGTAAACGATGAATTTATAAAGTAACGAGTTTATATTTAAATCCGGCCCCAACAGGGTGTGGGGGGTCCTCTATGTGACGGGGAAGAGGTTACGCCAGAAGTGAGCTGCAGGTGGCAGTGTCGCGGGAGCTGTGCTTTGTCCCTCCCGACTTTGCGCTTTTTTAGAAGCAGCAAACTACCGGGATCGCGTTTGCGTGGCATGGGAGGTGCGAACTAAAGTTGAGGATTGATTGCTGTCAGGTGACACAAGTCAGCTGATGCTGAGGTTTCAGCTCTAACTCCTGCACTGCAACTAGCCAAgtatcagtggtgggtaagtaaATGACAACGGGGgcaagagggagaggggggaaagggggtTATGGAGGAAGGGATCGTTGGCAAAGGAAGAGAGGGTGATGAATGAAGCTCTGTCAATTGGAGAGAGGGAGGCAGGGTGGGAAATGGAGAGAATATTGGAAGAGGGATCATGCACATCGCCATGGAGAGAGTGATAGATAAAAACTATGTGTTGGTGAGTGGTGGCAGCGATGG
This region of Hemitrygon akajei chromosome 31, sHemAka1.3, whole genome shotgun sequence genomic DNA includes:
- the smdt1a gene encoding essential MCU regulator, mitochondrial, which gives rise to MAAFGRSLFGLRNTLKVGVTRGLLHPQNKPGGQLDSARNMLVSKSGAILPKPEKISFGLLKIFVVVIPFLYMGTLISKNFASLLEEHDIFVPADDDDDD